The window GCGGGCATGAGGACGATGGTGTACATGTTCTCGTCGATCAGGGAGATGGTCCCGTGCTTGAGGAAGCCGGCGCTCATACCCTCGGCGTGGAGGTAGGTGACCTCCTTCATCTTGAGGGCGCATTCCAGGGCCGCCGGATAATAGATGCTCCGGCCCAGGTAGAGCCAGTTCTTCATACGCTGGTGCCGGTGGGCCGCCGCGTGCAGGAAGCCGGCGCGCTCGTTCAAGGTTTCGGAAATCCGGTCGGAGAGGGCCGATACCTCCCCGCGGAGGCGGACGACGTCCTCCTCCCGGTGGCGCCCGTTCAGCGCGCCCAGCTCGAGCGCGCACAGCAGGAGCAGGACGGCCTGGCTCATGGCGGCCTTGGTGCTGATGACGCAGATCTCCGGCCCGGAACCCTGGAGGATGGGGATGTCCACCGCGCGGACCAGGCTCGAGCCCATGACGTTCACGATGGCGGCCGTCTTGGCGCCCCGGCTCTTCGCGTGCCGGATGGCGGACAGCGTGTCGTAGGTCTCGCCCGACTGGCTGATGGCCAGCACGGAGTCGTCCGCGTCCACCTCGGCCAGGTGGGGGAACTCGTCCGTGCTGACGGCCGGCAGGTAGCGGCCTCCGTAGCGGCTGAAGAAGTACTGTCCCATGCAGGCCATGTAGTAGGTGGTGCCCACCCCGCACAGGAAGCCGTGATGGGAGCCGTGGATGACCCGGGCGACTTGGGCCAGCTCCGCGCGGGGGACCCGCAGCGCCGCCTGGACGGTGGCCGGCTGATCGTAGATCTCCTTGAGCATGTAGTGGGGATAACCACCCCGCCGGGCCATCTCGACGTCCCACTCGATCTCGGTCACCTCCTTCGAGACGGGCTCCCCCGTCTGGAGGTTCTTGACCCCGTACGCCTGCCGGGTGACGACGGCGTACTCGCCGTCGTCCAGGATGACGGCCTGGCGGGTGTACTCGATGAAAGCGTTGAAGTCGGAGCCCACGTAGTTGGCGTCGTCTCCCAGCCCGATGATGAGCGGGCTCTCCCGCTTGCAGCAGAAGATCGTTCCCGGCGCCACCACCGAGATGACGGCGAGGGCGAAGGTGCCCTCCAGCTCGCGCAGCGCCGCCACGAAGGCCCGCTCGAACTCCCCGCCCTGCCGCAGATGGTGGGCGATGAGGTGGGCGATGACCTCGGTGTCGGTCTCGGAGCGGAATATGGCGCCCGCCTTTGCCAGGCGCTCCCGCAGGTCGCGGTAGTTGGAGATGATGCCGTTGTGGACGACCGCGATGCGGCCGTCGTTGTCGGAGTGGGGATGGGCGTTCTCCCGCGTCACCCCGCCGTGGGTGGCCCAGCGGGTGTGGGCGATGCCCACGAGGCCCTTCATGTCGCTCAGGCGCTCGTGGAGGTTGACCGCCTCGACCGTCCCGATGTTCTTCCGGATGTCGAGGCTGCCGTTGCGCTGCACCGCCATTCCGCAGGAGTCGTAGCCCCGGTACTCGAGGGCGGCGATGCCCCGGAAGAGGCGCTGCGCGATGTTGGAGGAGCCCGCGACCCCAGCGATGCCGCACATCTCAGGAATCTCCGCGCGGCGGATAGGTGTAGTGATTGGGCACCACCGTCTTCGGCGCGATGACCGTGCCGGCGGCCAGCGTGTTCGAGGCGCCGATCTGGCTTCCGTCTCCGACGAAGGAGCCGAGCTTCTGCATCATCGAGTTCACTTGATCCTCCTTCAAGCCGAGGCAGATTGGCGCCTGATCGAGGTTCTGGTTGAGGGTCATCACCCCCGAGCCGACGCGCACCCTCTCGCCGATCACGCTGTCGCCGACGAAAGAGAGCCGCCCCACGTGCACTCCGTCGAGCAGGACGCAGTTCTTGAGCTCGACGCCGAAGCCGATCATGGCCTCGGCCCCGATGGCCGTGTAGGGCCGGACGAGCACGCCGTTCCCGATGAAGGACCCCTGGCCGATGAAGCAGGGGCCGAAGATGGACGCGCCCGATTCGATCACCACGTCGCGCTCGATCCGCACCGGCCCCCGGAACTGGACCGCCCCCCGGAGCTGGACGCTGCCGTCCACCACCGCCTCCCGCCAGGTGTCCATCACGATGCGGTTCCCCCGGAGCAAATCCCAAGGATGCTTTGGATCAAGCCAGGGGTCCTCCCAGATGGCCGACCGCAGGCCGTCCGTGGCGATGAGATCGTTGAGGGCGACATCCATCTCCTTCTTCTCGAGGAGATCGAACAGGCGGTAGGGCATCACGAAGACCCCGGCCAGGACGTAGTTCCCCATCTCCCGCTCGGTGGGCTTCTCCACCAGCCGGGTGATCTGCATGTCGGCTCCCAGGTAGACGGTCCCGAAGTCCTGCGCCTGGGGCGTGTGGCAGATAGCGGCGACGGGCTGGTTGAAGGAGCCGAAGGTCTGGGTGACGTGGCGGTAGATGTTGCCCGGCGTGAGGACGTCGGCGTAGACGAGGAGGAAGCTCTCGCCCGGCTGGAAGTGCCCGCGCGCGATCCGGATGGCCTCCCGGATGCCGGAGGGCTCCTTCTGGTGGACGTACTGGATGGTCATGCCGAAGGAGGCGCCCTGCCCGAAGTGTTGCATGATCTTCTGGGCGCAGTGCCCCACCACCATGACCACGTCGCTCACGCCGGCCGCCCGCAGCTTGGGGAGCGCCATCTCGAGGAGCATCCCGCCCGCGACGGGCAGCATCGCCTTGGGCCGGGTTTCGGTGAAGGGATAGAGGCCGGCGCCTCGGCCAGCGGCGAGAATGAGCGCTCTCAAGGCGAACCTTCCTGGCGACAATTGAGCAAAGGCGAAAAAAACATCACATCCGCGTGAATATTATAATCTGGGACGGCTCAAAAGGGGGAATCAAATCTTACGCGCTTTCCATAAGGTATTTGCCCGATTGAGTTCCTGGGGCGTGTTCACGCCGAGCGCCTCTTCGGCATTCCGGACCAGATGGGCCACCACGGCGAGGCCCTCGCGCAGGGCGAGGATGAGCACGTCCGGCAGGTAATACTCCCCCTGGCGGTTCTCGGCCTTGAGGCGGGGCAGCGCGGACGCGAGATACGGGAGGTCGAAGGCGTAGGTGCCGGTGTTGATCTCCCGCGCCCGCCGCTCCTCCTCCGTGGCGTCGGCGTCCTCGACCACGCGGAGGAAGGCGCTCTCCGGCCCCGCCGCGCGCAGCACGCGCCCGTAGCCCGCGGGATTCTCCACCACCGCGGTGAGCACGGCCGCCGCCGCCCCCGCCTCGCGGCGCCGCTCCAGGAGGTCCCGCAGGGTGTCCGGGCGAAGCAGGGGCACGTCCCCGCAGAGAAGGAGGACCTCGCCCTCGCTCCGGCCGAGCGCCGCCAGGCCCGCCGCCGCGGCGTGCCCCGTCCCGAGCTGCTCGGCCTGCAGCGCGAACCGGATGTCCGCTTCCTCCGGGCCGAACGCGGCGCGGACTGCCTCGGCCTGGTGGCCCACGACGACCACGATGCACGAGGCGCCGGCGGCGCGGGCGCTCTCCGCCACGTGGCGGACCATGGGCCTCCCCCCCACCGGATGGAGCACCTTGGCCAGGGGGGAGCCCATGCGCTTGCCCTGGCCCGCCGCGAGGATGACGGCCGCCAGCGGCGGTCGCGCGTTCACGGAGTCACTTCCGGCGCGGCCCCCGGCGGCCCGCCGGAGGAGTGAGGTTCAGCTCCTGGAGCTTGCGGTGGAGGGTGTTGCGGTTCATGCCCAGGAGCTGGGCGGCCTTGAGCTGATTGCCGCCGCTCTCGCGCAGGACGAGCTCGAGCAGGGGCTTCTCCACGCTGCGGATGGTGTGCTCGTAGAAGTCGCTGCCCCCCCCCTTTCCCAGGACGCCGACGATGGGGGCGAGCCGCTCGCGGAAGAACTCCTCCATCTCGCCCCGGCGGCGCGCGGAGGGGTCGGGCGCGAAGGCGTCCACCGAGATGGCCGGCCCTCCGGAGAGAAGAACGGCCCGGCAAAGGCTCATCTCGAGCTCCGACTCGTTCCCCCACCAGGGCCGCTCCTGGATCGCCTCCACCGCGCCCGGAGTGAGAACGTGCGGCTCGAGGCCGAACCGCTCGGCGAAATCCCGCAGGACGGCCTCCGCCAGCTCCGGCAGGTCCTTGCGGCGCTCGCGCAGGGTGGGGATGCGCACCGGCAGGCACCGCGCCTCGTCGCACAAGGAGGGAATGAGCGAATCCTGGATCAGGCGCTCCGGGTCGATCGTCTCGCACACGATGAGTCGGAACTCCGGGCAGGCGGGGCCGCCCAGCGCCGCGGCGGCGAGGCGGACCTGGAGCTCCCGCGGGAGGAGCTGCGCCTCCTCGACGAGAAGCGTGCCGCCCAGCTCGAGGATTTCCCCCTCGGACCCTTTGCCCTTCTCCAGGCGCGCCAGCGCCTTCTCGAACGCCGGCTGCCGGGCCTGGAACTGGATAAGCGGGTGGCGCTGGCCCGGATGGCGCGCGTGGAGGGCACGGCCCACGGCGGCGAAGCTGGCTCCCTTCTCCCCGCGCAGGAGGATGGCGCGGTGCCGGGGCCCGGCCTCCCGGATGGACCGCCGGAGCCGCTCGGAGGGGGCGCTGCCCCCGATCAGTATCCCCGCGCCCGCCTGCTGGCGCACCTCGGCCCGCAACCAGCGCACCTCGCGGCGCAGCAGGCCCTCCTCCGTCACCGAGCGCACGAAGCCCAGGACCTCCTCCGGATGGACTTCGTCCACGAACACCGAGCGCGCGCCCGCCTTCAGGCCGTGGGGCGCCAGGCCCTTGTCGCCCGCCCGCAGCACCATGCCCACGGGCTTCCCCTGCTCCTCGAAGCGCGGGATGAGGGGGATGTCCGCCGGAGAGCCCGGCGCCAGCAGCACCACGCCGCAGCGTTCCACGCACTCCCACGCCCGCCCGGGCTCCGCCGCGGCCTCGACCCGCACCCCGAGCTCCTCGAGCCCATCGAGCATGTGCCTCCGCCCGGGGGAGAGGGCGCCCACGAAGAGAAGGCCGCTCAAGCCGGCCATCGCGCTTCCACCTTTGCCTCCGCGCCTACTTCGCCGCTTCGCGCAGGTCCACGAAGCGCTTCGCCTTGAACGTCGTCCGCTCGAAGGACCCCTGGGGGAGGATCTTGACCTCTGGAGTCACGAGCAGCGCGTCGCGCAGCCGCTCCCGGAGCTTCTCCAGCAGCTGAGGGGAGGCCTCGCCCGCCGCGGCCTCGGCCACCACCACGCACAGGTCGCGCCCCGTCGCCGGGTCGGGGTGCAGCTCGATCCGGAACTCGTTGCTGAGGTCCGGGAAGCTGCGCACCACCTCCTCCACCTGAATGGGGTAGAACTTGGCCCCCTTGTAGATGACGAGGTCGTCGTGCCGCCCCAGGATGCCGCCCGGGGAACGGAGGTGGGTGCGCCCGCAGGGGCTGGGCCGGCTGTCGACCAGGGCAAAATCATTGGACCAGTAGCGGAGCATGGGAGTGGCTTCCCGGGTCAGGTGGGTGATGACCAGAATGCCGACCTGCCCCTCGGGAACGGGCCTGTGGGTCTGGGGATCCAGGACCTCGATGATGTGGTGGTCCTCGGCCCAGATGAGCCCCGACTTGGCCTCCGACTCGCTGGCGAAGGTGGGGCCGATCTCCCCCAGGCCGAAATAGTCGTAGGCGTCCACGCCCAGCGCCGACTCCAGCCGGGCCCGCGTGGCCGGGTTCTGCGCCCCGGCCTCCCCGCCGAATGCGCCGATGCGGAGCGGGAGATCGCCGGGCCCCAGGCCCGCCTCGCGGAGCTTCTCCCCGATGTAGAGGCCGTAGCTGGGGGTGCTGAGGAGAATGGTGGAGCCGATGGTCCGCATGTAGAAGATCTGGCGGTCGGTCATGGCCGCGCCGATGGGGATGACGAAGCAGCCGATCTTCTGGGTGGCGTAGTGGACGCTCATGCCGGCCACCCACAGGCCGTAGCTGAAGGCGTTCTGCACGATATCGCCCGGCCGGACTCCGAAGCTCCACATGGTACGGGCGGTGAAGTCGGCGATGTGCTCGACGTCCCGCCGGTTCCAGATGGTGCTGACGGGCACGCCGGTGGTCCCGGTGGAGGGATGAAGTTCCCCCCACGCCTCGGGGGGCGCCACGGTGTAGCGGCCGAAGGGAGGATGGGCCACCTGCTCGGAGCGAAGCTCCTGCTTGGTGACGGGGGGGATGCGGCGCAGGTCGTCGAGGGTGCGGATGCCGTCGGGTCCCACCCCGGCCGCGTCGAGGCGCTCGCGGTAGAAGGGGGAGCCCTCGTAGCAGCGGCGCACCTGCCACTGGAGACGTTCGAGCTGCAGGGCGGCGAGTTCGTCGCGGCCCATGCACTC of the Candidatus Tectomicrobia bacterium genome contains:
- a CDS encoding NTP transferase domain-containing protein, with translation MNARPPLAAVILAAGQGKRMGSPLAKVLHPVGGRPMVRHVAESARAAGASCIVVVVGHQAEAVRAAFGPEEADIRFALQAEQLGTGHAAAAGLAALGRSEGEVLLLCGDVPLLRPDTLRDLLERRREAGAAAAVLTAVVENPAGYGRVLRAAGPESAFLRVVEDADATEEERRAREINTGTYAFDLPYLASALPRLKAENRQGEYYLPDVLILALREGLAVVAHLVRNAEEALGVNTPQELNRANTLWKARKI
- a CDS encoding sigma-54-dependent Fis family transcriptional regulator; the encoded protein is MAGLSGLLFVGALSPGRRHMLDGLEELGVRVEAAAEPGRAWECVERCGVVLLAPGSPADIPLIPRFEEQGKPVGMVLRAGDKGLAPHGLKAGARSVFVDEVHPEEVLGFVRSVTEEGLLRREVRWLRAEVRQQAGAGILIGGSAPSERLRRSIREAGPRHRAILLRGEKGASFAAVGRALHARHPGQRHPLIQFQARQPAFEKALARLEKGKGSEGEILELGGTLLVEEAQLLPRELQVRLAAAALGGPACPEFRLIVCETIDPERLIQDSLIPSLCDEARCLPVRIPTLRERRKDLPELAEAVLRDFAERFGLEPHVLTPGAVEAIQERPWWGNESELEMSLCRAVLLSGGPAISVDAFAPDPSARRRGEMEEFFRERLAPIVGVLGKGGGSDFYEHTIRSVEKPLLELVLRESGGNQLKAAQLLGMNRNTLHRKLQELNLTPPAGRRGPRRK
- the glmS gene encoding glutamine--fructose-6-phosphate transaminase (isomerizing), with amino-acid sequence MCGIAGVAGSSNIAQRLFRGIAALEYRGYDSCGMAVQRNGSLDIRKNIGTVEAVNLHERLSDMKGLVGIAHTRWATHGGVTRENAHPHSDNDGRIAVVHNGIISNYRDLRERLAKAGAIFRSETDTEVIAHLIAHHLRQGGEFERAFVAALRELEGTFALAVISVVAPGTIFCCKRESPLIIGLGDDANYVGSDFNAFIEYTRQAVILDDGEYAVVTRQAYGVKNLQTGEPVSKEVTEIEWDVEMARRGGYPHYMLKEIYDQPATVQAALRVPRAELAQVARVIHGSHHGFLCGVGTTYYMACMGQYFFSRYGGRYLPAVSTDEFPHLAEVDADDSVLAISQSGETYDTLSAIRHAKSRGAKTAAIVNVMGSSLVRAVDIPILQGSGPEICVISTKAAMSQAVLLLLCALELGALNGRHREEDVVRLRGEVSALSDRISETLNERAGFLHAAAHRHQRMKNWLYLGRSIYYPAALECALKMKEVTYLHAEGMSAGFLKHGTISLIDENMYTIVLMPAPEEKELHALTRSSAEEVRARGGFVLGFRFEGDEASKGLFSEEIVLPRVSSLLAPFLHLVAGQLLAYFLAVALKRDVDRPRSLAKSVTVA
- a CDS encoding NTP transferase domain-containing protein — translated: MRALILAAGRGAGLYPFTETRPKAMLPVAGGMLLEMALPKLRAAGVSDVVMVVGHCAQKIMQHFGQGASFGMTIQYVHQKEPSGIREAIRIARGHFQPGESFLLVYADVLTPGNIYRHVTQTFGSFNQPVAAICHTPQAQDFGTVYLGADMQITRLVEKPTEREMGNYVLAGVFVMPYRLFDLLEKKEMDVALNDLIATDGLRSAIWEDPWLDPKHPWDLLRGNRIVMDTWREAVVDGSVQLRGAVQFRGPVRIERDVVIESGASIFGPCFIGQGSFIGNGVLVRPYTAIGAEAMIGFGVELKNCVLLDGVHVGRLSFVGDSVIGERVRVGSGVMTLNQNLDQAPICLGLKEDQVNSMMQKLGSFVGDGSQIGASNTLAAGTVIAPKTVVPNHYTYPPRGDS
- a CDS encoding phenylacetate--CoA ligase family protein yields the protein MAQPPKRDYWDERIECMGRDELAALQLERLQWQVRRCYEGSPFYRERLDAAGVGPDGIRTLDDLRRIPPVTKQELRSEQVAHPPFGRYTVAPPEAWGELHPSTGTTGVPVSTIWNRRDVEHIADFTARTMWSFGVRPGDIVQNAFSYGLWVAGMSVHYATQKIGCFVIPIGAAMTDRQIFYMRTIGSTILLSTPSYGLYIGEKLREAGLGPGDLPLRIGAFGGEAGAQNPATRARLESALGVDAYDYFGLGEIGPTFASESEAKSGLIWAEDHHIIEVLDPQTHRPVPEGQVGILVITHLTREATPMLRYWSNDFALVDSRPSPCGRTHLRSPGGILGRHDDLVIYKGAKFYPIQVEEVVRSFPDLSNEFRIELHPDPATGRDLCVVVAEAAAGEASPQLLEKLRERLRDALLVTPEVKILPQGSFERTTFKAKRFVDLREAAK